A stretch of Plodia interpunctella isolate USDA-ARS_2022_Savannah chromosome 15, ilPloInte3.2, whole genome shotgun sequence DNA encodes these proteins:
- the LOC128676143 gene encoding zinc finger protein ZFP2-like, with amino-acid sequence MEDNKICRVCLIMGVKMYDAKSYPMKNYLDAIAGATPLGEMHLPTFICYQCGALAQKYFFFKEKCIHGQTALFDMLSVHGRVDVTEIPQLRKFFKLISPICLVDQINFIDCCHGDISKGTNESAKEEIVAVKYEPYEDSSIPLPETLEDDLYEHIKDEDGYKYEEFFNSVSSDDEPLSTHKRNKTEENQRVELTEELLTEVPVKRKRGRPRKGEVQAKSGEANTCPKPQRKRKARRRVTDNTGGVSEGEDIDLEQYVEIIHLTEEEQIQEIEKRKESSNYQNAAFQCNFCYKGFIDAQAFKHHSAKHDPSAGNIKCPICKIRFKNKRAYMKHYMNHEKKYQCKACPYVSKTSTQAKQHQRWHKGVTYKCQYCDEVSTKWTSYLSHVRMKHPSEFICGVCGYSFVSKLGLTMHRTMMHKGIVESQELEGEAKEGESKPYCSVCDVKFVSEEAFKRHMVMSTKHTKTNEDSHGCRSCGEAFPSAETLRAHQRAAHARKRPRNYGKRPPPYCWPAPCTHCGEQVPSGRAYWTHFRRAHPGLPYPVQKDYVCDVCGKSFRGNAFLVYHKRTHTDERAYKCSLCPKAFHNRTNLQMHQKTHSDHRPHPCTVCFKAFKSKGALDRHFRSHTGVKPYECEVCGKAFNQSNSRKLHVRTVHLRQPAPYVSRNRDKRRAPPEHF; translated from the exons ATggaagacaataaaatatgcagAGTGTGCCTCATAATGGGTGTAAAGATGTATGACGCAAAGAGTTATCccatgaaaaattatttagatgCCATAGCTGGAGCTACT cctCTTGGAGAAATGCATCTGCCAACATTTATTTGCTATCAGTGTGGGGCTCtagcacaaaaatattttttcttcaaagagAAATGTATCCACGGGCAAACTGCCTTGTTTGATATGCTTAGTGTGCATGGAAGG GTTGATGTTACTGAAATCCCACAACTAAGGAAGTTCTTCAAATTAATATCCCCAATATGTCTAGTTGATCAGATTAACTTTATTGACTGTTGTCACGGGGATATATCAAAAGGTACCAATGAATCTGCAAAGGAAGAAATTGTTGCTGTTAAATATGAGCCATATGAAGATAGCTCCATTCCTCTCCCCGAAACACTAGAAGATGATTTGTATGAACATATTAAAGATGAAGATGGGTATAAATATGAAGAGTTCTTCAACTCGGTGTCAAGTGATGATGAGCCACTGTCAACACACAAGAGAAATAAGACTGAGGAAAATCAAAGGGTGGAGCTAACGGAAGAATTA CTTACTGAAGTCCCAGTGAAGCGCAAACGCGGTCGGCCGAGAAAGGGCGAAGTCCAAGCAAAGTCGGGCGAAGCAAACACATGCCCGAAACCTCAACGTAAAAGGAAAGCCAGGCGAAGGGTAACTGACAATACTGGTGGCGTTTCCGAAGGGGAAGATATAGATTTGGAACAATATGTcgaaattattcatttaacc GAAGAGGAGCAGATACAAGAGATAGAGAAGCGGAAAGAGTCGTCCAACTACCAAAATGCGGCGTTCCAATGCAACTTTTGTTATAAAGGGTTCATCGACGCGCAGGCGTTTAAGCACCACAGCGCCAAGCACGACCCC AGTGCAGGCAACATTAAGTGTCCAATTTGTAAGATTCGGTTCAAGAACAAGCGCGCATACATGAAACATTACATGAACCACGAGAAGAAGTACCAGTGTAAGGCGTGTCCTTACGTCTCCAAAACATC aaCACAAGCGAAGCAGCATCAGAGATGGCACAAAGGTGTGACTTACAAGTGTCAGTATTGTGATGAAGTCTCCAC GAAATGGACATCATACCTGAGTCATGTGCGAATGAAGCACCCCTCGGAGTTCATATGCGGCGTTTGTGGATACTCATTTGTTAGCAAACTAGGGCTCACCATGCATCGGACTATGATGCACAAAGGAATTGTG GAAAGCCAAGAACTTGAAGGGGAGGCCAAAGAAGGTGAATCTAAACCCTACTGCTCAGTCTGTGACGTCAAGTTCGTCTCCGAAGAGGCATTCAAACGACACATGGTCATGTCTACGAAACACACAAAGACTAACGAAGACAG CCACGGCTGCCGCTCGTGCGGCGAGGCGTTCCCGTCGGCGGAGACGCTGCGCGCGCACCAGCGCGCGGCGCACGCGCGCAAGCGCCCGCGCAACTACGGCAAGCGGCCGCCGCCCTACTGCTGGCCCGCGCCCTGCACGCAT TGCGGTGAACAAGTGCCAAGTGGGAGAGCGTACTGGACACATTTCCGTCGCGCACATCCTGGTCTCCCCTACCCCGTGCAAAAGGACTATGTGTGTGACGTCTGCGGGAAGAGTTTCCGG GGTAATGCCTTCCTAGTGTACCACAAACGCACGCACACAGACGAGCGCGCGTACAAATGTTCGCTCTGCCCCAAAGCGTTCCACAACCGCACGAACCTGCAGATGCACCAGAAGACCCACTCAGACCACCGTCCGCACCCGTGTACAGTCTGCTTCAAGGCTTTCAAGTCCAAAGGAGCCTTAGATAGGCATTTTCGA agTCACACTGGCGTGAAACCATACGAGTGTGAAGTTTGCGGCAAAGCGTTCAACCAATCAAACAGCCGCAAACTTCACGTGCGCACGGTACACTTGCGGCAACCCGCGCCTTACGTCAGCCGCAACAGAGACAAGCGGAGAGCCCCGCCCGAACACTTCTGA
- the Daao2 gene encoding D-amino-acid oxidase — MYKVAVLGGGINGFACAVKIKEKFPEFEVVLISSDFSPNTTGDGSGGLWYPYLCGDTPESLITKWGCETYSFLNKLWLEGDNGVILLPMYYLHRRKETFKLPAWSPLVFGYQELGPAQLSYLSQRYSSDYEAGETFTTFISRPPAIISYLHRRFETLNGKILHAKITSLSDYILKEYDVVVNCTGLGARDIVPDETVYAIRGQIAKVKAPWLCEAIIDKDRGNYILPNSGFCVLGGTNQENDYNTQVDPKDSERIFKGCIDMIPSLKNAQVMSEWVGLRPGRHNVRLEAEERGEKLYIHNYGHGGSGFTLFWGCASDVVDILEQKLKLKLKKSSKL, encoded by the exons ATGTACAAAGTTGCTGTTTTAGGAGGTGGTATCAATGGATTTGCGTGCGCAGTCAAAATTAAGGAAAAATTTCCTGAGTTCGAA GTGGTGTTGATATCGAGTGATTTCTCCCCGAATACGACGGGAGATGGCTCTGGCGGTCTGTGGTACCCGTATCTTTGTGGTGACACACCAGAATCTCTGATCAC GAAGTGGGGCTGTGAAACGTACAGTTTTCTAAACAAATTGTGGTTGGAAGGTGACAATGGTGTAATACTTTTACCGATGTACTATTTACATCGGCGGAAGGAAACCTTTAAACTTCCGGCGTGGTCGCCACTCGTTTTCGGATACCAGGAACTTGGGCCGGCGCAGCTTAGTTATCTTAGTCAGCGTTATTCATCAGACTATGA AGCCGGTGAGACGTTTACGACCTTCATATCTCGTCCGCCGGCCATCATCTCTTACCTTCACCGACGGTTTGAGACACTGAACGGCAAGATACTACACGCCAAGATAACTTCTTTATCAGACTACATTCTGAAGGAATATGATGTTGTGGTGAACTGCACTGGACTTGGGGCTAGGGACATAGTACCTGACGAAACCGTATACGCTATTAGGGGACAAATAGCTAAG gTGAAGGCGCCATGGCTCTGTGAAGCCATTATAGATAAGGATAGAGGGAACTATATTCTTCCAAA ttcAGGATTCTGCGTGCTTGGAGGTACTAACCAAGAGAATGACTACAATACTCAAGTAGATCCCAAGGACTCTGAGAGAATATTCAAAGGTTGCATCGACATGATTCCCTCCCTAAAG AACGCGCAGGTAATGTCGGAGTGGGTGGGACTCCGCCCCGGGCGGCACAATGTGAGGCTGGAGGCAGAGGAGAGGGGAGAGAAACTATACATACACAACTACGGTCATG GAGGAAGTGGCTTCACATTATTTTGGGGCTGTGCATCCGATGTTGTCGACATTTTGGAGCAGAAATTGAAGCTCAAACTAAAGAAAAGCTCCAAACTTTAG
- the Xpd gene encoding general transcription and DNA repair factor IIH helicase subunit XPD isoform X2, with product MKLTVDGLLVYFPYDYIYPEQYAYMLELKRALDAKGHGLLEMPSGTGKTISLLSLIVAYMLQNPHHVRKLIYCSRTLPEIEKVLEELKNLIKYYEKSQGEIPNLTGVVLSSRKNLCIHPEVSKEREGKMVDGKCHSLTASYIREKNERDPSVPTCQFYEGFQREGKEFMLPYGVYTMDDLKQYGADRNWCPYFLARFAIIHADIIVYSYHYLLDPKIAAVVSKELNKEAVVVFDEAHNIDNVCIDSLSVKITRRTIDRSTQALQTLEKTVARLREEDSARLTAEYEQLVEGLQAAAAARDAGALLASPVLPDEVLDEVVPGNIRNAEHFLSFLRRFIEYVKTRLRIQHVVQESPAGFLKDVASRVCIERKPLRFCASRLASLLRTLEIPDPSHYSALILVTHLATLVSTYTKGFTIIIEPFDDKTPTVSNPILHFTCMDSSIAMRPVFSRFQTVIITSGTLSPLDMYPKILDFNPIIMSSFTMTLARPCILPMIVSKGSDQVAISSKYESREDVAVIRNYGQLLVEIASCVPDGVVCFFTSYLYLENVVGAWYDQGVVASLQRHKLLFIETQDSAETSFALINYIKACESGRGAVLLSVARGKVSEGVDFEQHLGRAVLMFGVPYVFTQGRVLQARLRYLRDQFQIRENDFLTFDAMRHAAQCVGRALRGKTDYGIMIFADKRFSRADKRTKLPRWIQDHLKDSLCNLSTEEAVQICKRWLRQMAQPFTREDQLGVSLLTLQQLQSQEQQDKIEQQVIQK from the exons Atgaa GTTAACTGTAGATGGATTGCTGGTGTATTTTCCTTACGATTATATTTATCCAGAGCAATATGCTTACATGTTGGAATTAAAACGTGCATTGGATGCCAAA GGCCATGGCTTGCTGGAGATGCCATCAGGAACAGGGAAGACTATATCTTTGTTATCTCTCATTGTAGCTTACATGCTACAAAATCCACATCATGTCag aaaattgaTATACTGTTCCCGAACATTGCCTGAAATAGAGAAGGTAttagaagaattaaaaaatctgataAAATACTATGAGAAAAGCCAAGGTGAAATACCAAACTTGACTGGTGTTGTGCTCAGCTCCAGAAAAAACTTGTGCATACATCCTGAG GTTTCTAAAGAAAGAGAAGGTAAAATGGTAGATGGAAAATGCCACTCCCTTACTGCTAGTTACATTCGAGAGAAAAATGAAAGGGATCCTAGTGTGCCCACTT GTCAATTTTACGAAGGGTTCCAGCGCGAAGGCAAAGAATTCATGCTCCCGTATGGAGTGTACACCATGGATGACCTCAAACAGTATGGTGCAGACCGGAACTGGTGCCCATACTTCCTCGCAAGGTTTGCT ATAATTCATGCAGACATAATAGTGTACTCCTACCACTACCTCCTCGACCCAAAGATAGCGGCAGTCGTCTCAAAAGAGTTAAACAAAGAAGCAGTAGTGGTCTTCGATGAGGCTCACAACATAGACAATGTGTGCATAGACTCATTGAGCGTGAAGATCACTCGGCGAACCATAGACAGGAGCACGCAAGCACTGCAGACACTAGAAAAAACAGTAGCCAG ATTACGCGAAGAAGATTCGGCGCGCCTGACGGCGGAGTACGAGCAGCTGGTGGAGGGACTGCAAGCCGCGGCCGCAGCGCGCGACGCGGGAGCGCTGCTGGCGAGCCCTGTGCTGCCCGACGAAGTGCTGGACG AGGTGGTGCCCGGGAACATAAGAAACGCAGAACATTTCCTGAGTTTCCTGAGGCGGTTTATTGAGTACGTCAAAACCAGGCTCCGTATACAGCATGTGGTACAAGAATCTCCTGCAG GCTTTTTAAAAGACGTGGCATCGCGCGTGTGTATCGAACGCAAGCCACTGCGGTTCTGCGCCAGCCGCCTCGCGTCGCTGCTCCGCACGCTGGAAATCCCCGATCCGTCGCACTACTCCGCCCTCATCCTGGTCACGCACCTGGCAACACTGGTGTCCACCTACACGAAGGGATTCACGATCATCATTGAACCTTTCGACGATAAAACGCCAACAGTGTCCAACCCAATCTTGCATTTCAC ATGTATGGACTCCTCAATAGCAATGAGACCAGTATTCTCGAGGTTCCAAACAGTAATAATAACATCAG GAACCCTGTCTCCCCTGGACATGTACCCGAAGATCCTGGACTTCAACCCGATCATCATGAGCTCCTTCACCATGACGCTCGCGAGGCCCTGCATTCTGCCCATG ATCGTGTCAAAGGGCAGCGACCAAGTGGCGATATCCTCAAAGTACGAGTCGCGCGAGGACGTCGCCGTCATAAGGAACTACGGGCAGCTTCTCGTTGAG ATAGCGTCGTGTGTGCCCGACGGGGTAGTTTGCTTCTTCACGTCCTATCTATACTTGGAGAATGTTGTAGGCGCTTGGTACGATCAAg gaGTGGTGGCCAGTTTGCAGCGACACAAGCTGTTGTTCATTGAGACGCAGGATTCTGCTGAGACCAGCTTCGCGCTCATCAATTATATTAAG GCGTGCGAGAGCGGGCGCGGCGCGGTGCTGCTGTCGGTGGCGCGCGGGAAGGTGTCGGAGGGCGTGGACTTCGAGCAGCACCTCGGCCGCGCCGTGCTCATGTTCGGCGTCCCGTACGTGTTCACGCAGGGCCGCGTGCTGCAGGCGCGCCTGCGCTACCTGCGGGACCAGTTCCAG ATTCGCGAGAACGATTTCCTAACATTCGACGCGATGCGTCACGCAGCGCAGTGCGTCGGTCGTGCTTTgcg CGGTAAGACGGACTACGGCATCATGATCTTCGCGGACAAGCGCTTCAGCCGCGCGGACAAGCGCACCAAGCTGCCGCGCTGGATTCAGGACCACCTCAAGGACTCGCTCTGCAACCTCAGCACAGAGGAGGCCGTACAG ATCTGCAAGCGCTGGCTCCGGCAGATGGCGCAGCCGTTCACGCGCGAGGACCAGCTCGGCGTGTCGCTGCTGACGCTGCAGCAGCTGCAGTCGCAGGAACAGCAGGACAAGATCGAGCAGCAGGTCATACAG AAGTAA
- the Xpd gene encoding general transcription and DNA repair factor IIH helicase subunit XPD isoform X1: MKLTVDGLLVYFPYDYIYPEQYAYMLELKRALDAKGHGLLEMPSGTGKTISLLSLIVAYMLQNPHHVRKLIYCSRTLPEIEKVLEELKNLIKYYEKSQGEIPNLTGVVLSSRKNLCIHPEVSKEREGKMVDGKCHSLTASYIREKNERDPSVPTCQFYEGFQREGKEFMLPYGVYTMDDLKQYGADRNWCPYFLARFAIIHADIIVYSYHYLLDPKIAAVVSKELNKEAVVVFDEAHNIDNVCIDSLSVKITRRTIDRSTQALQTLEKTVARLREEDSARLTAEYEQLVEGLQAAAAARDAGALLASPVLPDEVLDEVVPGNIRNAEHFLSFLRRFIEYVKTRLRIQHVVQESPAGFLKDVASRVCIERKPLRFCASRLASLLRTLEIPDPSHYSALILVTHLATLVSTYTKGFTIIIEPFDDKTPTVSNPILHFTCMDSSIAMRPVFSRFQTVIITSGTLSPLDMYPKILDFNPIIMSSFTMTLARPCILPMIVSKGSDQVAISSKYESREDVAVIRNYGQLLVEIASCVPDGVVCFFTSYLYLENVVGAWYDQGVVASLQRHKLLFIETQDSAETSFALINYIKACESGRGAVLLSVARGKVSEGVDFEQHLGRAVLMFGVPYVFTQGRVLQARLRYLRDQFQIRENDFLTFDAMRHAAQCVGRALRGKTDYGIMIFADKRFSRADKRTKLPRWIQDHLKDSLCNLSTEEAVQICKRWLRQMAQPFTREDQLGVSLLTLQQLQSQEQQDKIEQQVIQK; this comes from the exons Atgaa GTTAACTGTAGATGGATTGCTGGTGTATTTTCCTTACGATTATATTTATCCAGAGCAATATGCTTACATGTTGGAATTAAAACGTGCATTGGATGCCAAA GGCCATGGCTTGCTGGAGATGCCATCAGGAACAGGGAAGACTATATCTTTGTTATCTCTCATTGTAGCTTACATGCTACAAAATCCACATCATGTCag aaaattgaTATACTGTTCCCGAACATTGCCTGAAATAGAGAAGGTAttagaagaattaaaaaatctgataAAATACTATGAGAAAAGCCAAGGTGAAATACCAAACTTGACTGGTGTTGTGCTCAGCTCCAGAAAAAACTTGTGCATACATCCTGAG GTTTCTAAAGAAAGAGAAGGTAAAATGGTAGATGGAAAATGCCACTCCCTTACTGCTAGTTACATTCGAGAGAAAAATGAAAGGGATCCTAGTGTGCCCACTT GTCAATTTTACGAAGGGTTCCAGCGCGAAGGCAAAGAATTCATGCTCCCGTATGGAGTGTACACCATGGATGACCTCAAACAGTATGGTGCAGACCGGAACTGGTGCCCATACTTCCTCGCAAGGTTTGCT ATAATTCATGCAGACATAATAGTGTACTCCTACCACTACCTCCTCGACCCAAAGATAGCGGCAGTCGTCTCAAAAGAGTTAAACAAAGAAGCAGTAGTGGTCTTCGATGAGGCTCACAACATAGACAATGTGTGCATAGACTCATTGAGCGTGAAGATCACTCGGCGAACCATAGACAGGAGCACGCAAGCACTGCAGACACTAGAAAAAACAGTAGCCAG ATTACGCGAAGAAGATTCGGCGCGCCTGACGGCGGAGTACGAGCAGCTGGTGGAGGGACTGCAAGCCGCGGCCGCAGCGCGCGACGCGGGAGCGCTGCTGGCGAGCCCTGTGCTGCCCGACGAAGTGCTGGACG AGGTGGTGCCCGGGAACATAAGAAACGCAGAACATTTCCTGAGTTTCCTGAGGCGGTTTATTGAGTACGTCAAAACCAGGCTCCGTATACAGCATGTGGTACAAGAATCTCCTGCAG GCTTTTTAAAAGACGTGGCATCGCGCGTGTGTATCGAACGCAAGCCACTGCGGTTCTGCGCCAGCCGCCTCGCGTCGCTGCTCCGCACGCTGGAAATCCCCGATCCGTCGCACTACTCCGCCCTCATCCTGGTCACGCACCTGGCAACACTGGTGTCCACCTACACGAAGGGATTCACGATCATCATTGAACCTTTCGACGATAAAACGCCAACAGTGTCCAACCCAATCTTGCATTTCAC ATGTATGGACTCCTCAATAGCAATGAGACCAGTATTCTCGAGGTTCCAAACAGTAATAATAACATCAG GAACCCTGTCTCCCCTGGACATGTACCCGAAGATCCTGGACTTCAACCCGATCATCATGAGCTCCTTCACCATGACGCTCGCGAGGCCCTGCATTCTGCCCATG ATCGTGTCAAAGGGCAGCGACCAAGTGGCGATATCCTCAAAGTACGAGTCGCGCGAGGACGTCGCCGTCATAAGGAACTACGGGCAGCTTCTCGTTGAG ATAGCGTCGTGTGTGCCCGACGGGGTAGTTTGCTTCTTCACGTCCTATCTATACTTGGAGAATGTTGTAGGCGCTTGGTACGATCAAg gaGTGGTGGCCAGTTTGCAGCGACACAAGCTGTTGTTCATTGAGACGCAGGATTCTGCTGAGACCAGCTTCGCGCTCATCAATTATATTAAG GCGTGCGAGAGCGGGCGCGGCGCGGTGCTGCTGTCGGTGGCGCGCGGGAAGGTGTCGGAGGGCGTGGACTTCGAGCAGCACCTCGGCCGCGCCGTGCTCATGTTCGGCGTCCCGTACGTGTTCACGCAGGGCCGCGTGCTGCAGGCGCGCCTGCGCTACCTGCGGGACCAGTTCCAG ATTCGCGAGAACGATTTCCTAACATTCGACGCGATGCGTCACGCAGCGCAGTGCGTCGGTCGTGCTTTgcg CGGTAAGACGGACTACGGCATCATGATCTTCGCGGACAAGCGCTTCAGCCGCGCGGACAAGCGCACCAAGCTGCCGCGCTGGATTCAGGACCACCTCAAGGACTCGCTCTGCAACCTCAGCACAGAGGAGGCCGTACAG ATCTGCAAGCGCTGGCTCCGGCAGATGGCGCAGCCGTTCACGCGCGAGGACCAGCTCGGCGTGTCGCTGCTGACGCTGCAGCAGCTGCAGTCGCAGGAACAGCAGGACAAGATCGAGCAGCAGGTCATACAGAAGTAA